In the Flavisolibacter tropicus genome, one interval contains:
- a CDS encoding RagB/SusD family nutrient uptake outer membrane protein, translating into MNFSKYLYSLLACTLLLSCGKDVLDRPPLTNYLDDQYWRNEDDVRMYANSYYPYYFSGYNTGFGVDYSPVRGYTFSDDLTGKNAQTSFESSIPASRGSSSETAAWMSSYAGPTWNFAWVRKSNILLDRLDNVVKPKLSDEAYKHWTAVGRFFRGFEYSRLVSVFGDVPYFDKLVDYSDLQTLYKDRDNRGVVMDKVYDDFKYALANMRDNDGTQYMNKYIAAAFISRFMLFEGTFQHYHGLDAARAKKYLEFAVEASEIVMNSNKYNFSKDFKSIFSSDDLAGHPEVILYRKYDAALNITHAIGSYSNGTEVVGVDPNLVLIKSFIANDGNVWQNSTVTNAKSFAIADLVKTRDPRFEASFIDKPLAASATLLYGYKFASREAITYINKTYPPAWGSNTNTSDAPIIRLAEVVLNWIEAKAVLAQYFGSAAVSQTDLNKSINAIRNRPLDGDAISKGVQKTAPLQLAAIPNDPARDADVPALIWEIRRERRMEFVFEHTRLLDLKRWKKLSYMNFSSNPDYLLGPWVNVQAEIPSYLTTANKGKIRVKKDDGTIVTWDGTNASAMVGFWMVESAANRNAFTDRVYLSPVGQSQIVQYKEKGFNLTQTTGW; encoded by the coding sequence ATGAACTTTTCAAAATATCTATATAGCTTATTAGCTTGTACATTGCTGCTGTCTTGCGGTAAAGACGTATTAGACCGGCCGCCGCTTACAAATTATCTTGATGATCAATATTGGAGAAATGAAGATGATGTTCGCATGTATGCAAACTCATATTATCCGTATTATTTTTCTGGTTACAATACTGGATTTGGAGTAGATTACTCACCTGTTAGAGGATATACTTTCTCCGATGATCTAACTGGCAAAAATGCACAAACAAGTTTTGAAAGTAGTATTCCTGCATCTAGAGGCTCCTCTTCAGAAACAGCTGCGTGGATGTCTTCTTATGCCGGACCTACATGGAACTTTGCTTGGGTTCGTAAATCAAACATTTTATTGGACCGTTTGGATAATGTAGTAAAGCCAAAACTTTCTGATGAAGCATACAAACACTGGACTGCTGTTGGAAGATTTTTCAGAGGGTTTGAATACTCCCGTTTAGTAAGCGTATTTGGCGATGTTCCTTATTTTGACAAATTAGTTGACTATTCTGATTTGCAAACTTTATACAAAGACAGAGATAACCGGGGCGTAGTGATGGATAAAGTGTATGATGACTTTAAATATGCACTTGCAAACATGAGGGATAATGATGGTACTCAATATATGAATAAATATATTGCTGCTGCTTTTATTTCTCGTTTTATGCTATTTGAAGGAACATTTCAGCATTATCATGGTTTAGATGCTGCAAGAGCAAAGAAATATCTTGAATTTGCTGTAGAAGCATCTGAAATTGTAATGAATAGCAATAAATATAACTTCAGCAAAGATTTTAAATCTATCTTCTCGTCCGACGATTTAGCCGGGCATCCAGAAGTTATACTTTACAGAAAATATGATGCTGCCTTGAATATAACTCACGCTATTGGTTCCTATTCAAATGGCACTGAGGTTGTTGGCGTAGATCCTAACTTGGTTTTAATCAAATCCTTTATTGCGAATGATGGAAATGTTTGGCAAAACTCTACTGTTACCAATGCCAAAAGTTTTGCAATTGCTGATTTAGTGAAAACAAGAGACCCTCGTTTTGAAGCTTCGTTTATTGACAAACCACTTGCTGCATCAGCTACCCTTTTATATGGTTATAAGTTTGCGTCAAGAGAGGCTATCACTTATATTAATAAAACATATCCTCCAGCATGGGGTAGTAATACCAATACCAGCGATGCCCCAATTATTCGATTGGCAGAAGTGGTGTTGAACTGGATTGAAGCAAAAGCAGTACTAGCTCAATATTTTGGTAGTGCAGCCGTAAGCCAGACTGACCTGAATAAATCCATTAATGCTATACGTAACCGTCCTCTGGATGGTGACGCTATTTCTAAAGGAGTGCAAAAAACAGCGCCTCTTCAATTAGCAGCAATACCTAACGATCCTGCACGTGACGCCGATGTACCAGCATTGATTTGGGAAATCCGTCGTGAAAGAAGAATGGAATTTGTATTTGAACACACCCGCTTATTGGACCTTAAGAGATGGAAAAAGCTTAGCTACATGAACTTTAGCTCAAACCCTGATTATCTTCTTGGTCCTTGGGTAAATGTACAAGCAGAGATTCCTAGCTACCTAACAACTGCAAACAAAGGAAAAATCAGAGTTAAGAAAGATGACGGTACTATTGTAACTTGGGATGGAACAAATGCCAGTGCAATGGTTGGCTTCTGGATGGTTGAAAGCGCTGCAAACAGAAATGCCTTTACTGATCGCGTTTATCTGTCTCCAGTTGGTCAATCTCAGATTGTTCAATATAAAGAGAAAGGCTTTAATCTTACTCAGACAACAGGCTGGTAG